A genomic stretch from Plutella xylostella chromosome 14, ilPluXylo3.1, whole genome shotgun sequence includes:
- the LOC119694367 gene encoding FMRFamide-related peptides, producing the protein MWSRVRCLAALLAVGVAAAAGNPVRRSPGDLEARRRSAIDRSMIRFGRSPPEMTAADMREAYLRAARRGNTFLRLGRSQPLDLSSEDLITLLRTYNDDDYDNPINKRAPSFIRLGRAPQFIRLGRSPNEEKPAGYEQTAPANYPQRKNRARDHFLRLGRDSEELNDTSAEEEFSDEERRKRSTDCQGCH; encoded by the exons ATGTGGAGCCGGGTGCGCTGCCTGGCGGCGCTGCTGGCGGTGGGCgtggcggcggccgcggggAATCCGGTCCGGCGGTCCCCCGGCGACTTGGAGGCGCGCCGCCGCAGCGCTATCGATAGGAGCATGATTAG ATTCGGCCGCTCCCCGCCCGAAATGACCGCGGCAGACATGCGCGAGGCATACCTGCGTGCCGCGCGCCGAGGCAACACCTTCCTACGCCTCGGCCGCTCACAACCCCTAGACCTCTCCTCCGAAGACCTCATCACCCTACTCCGCACCTACAACGATGACGACTACGACAACCCTATCAACAAACGAGCCCCTAGCTTTATTAGACTAGGACGCGCCCCGCAATTCATACGCCTGGGACGCTCCCCTAACGAAGAAAAGCCAGCAGGATATGAGCAGACGGCTCCAGCTAACTACCCTCAAAGGAAAAACCGAGCTCGCGACCATTTTCTGAGACTTGGACGTGACAGCGAAGAGTTGAACGACACGAGTGCAGAAGAGGAGTTCTCTGATGAGGAACGAAGGAAACGGTCCACGGACTGCCAGGGTTGCCACTGA